From a single Saimiri boliviensis isolate mSaiBol1 chromosome 7, mSaiBol1.pri, whole genome shotgun sequence genomic region:
- the LOC101047108 gene encoding keratin, type II cytoskeletal 73 yields the protein MSRQFTYKSGAAAKGGFSGCSAVLLGGSSSSYQAGAKGLSGGFSSRSLYSLGGPRSISFNVASGSGWAGGYGFGRGRASGFAGSMFGNVALGSMCPSVCPPGGIHQVTINKSLLAPLNVELDPEIQKVRAQEREQIKVLNNKFASFIDKVRFLEQQNQVLETKWELLQQLDLNNCKNNLEPILEGYISNLRKQLETLSGDRVRLDSELRSVREVVEDYKKRYEEEINKRTTAENEFVVLKKDVDAAYMNKVELQAKVDALDGEIKFFKCLYEGEITQIQSHISDTSIILSMDNNRNLDLDSIIAEVRAQYEEIARKSKTEAEALYQTKFQELQLAAGRHEDDLKHTKNEISELTRLIQRLRSEIESVKKQCTNLETAIADAEQRGDCALKDARAKLDELEGALQQAKEELARMLREYQELLSVKLALDIEIATYRKLLEGEECRMSGEYTNSVSISVLNSSMAGAAGTGAGFGFSNAGTYGYWPSSVSGGYSMLPAGCVTGSGNCSPRGEARTRLGSASEFKDSQGKTLALSSPTKKTMRQK from the exons ATGAGCCGCCAATTCACCTACAAGTCGGGAGCTGCTGCCAAGGGGGGCTTCAGCGGCTGCTCAGCTGTGCTCTTAGGGGGCAGCTCATCCTCCTACCAGGCAGGGGCCAAAGGGCTCAGTGGGGGCTTCAGCAGTCGGAGCCTCTATAGCCTGGGGGGTCCCCGGAGTATCTCTTTCAATGTGGCCAGTGGCAGTGGGTGGGCAGGAGGCTATGGATTTGGCCGCGGCCGGGCCAGTGGCTTTGCTGGCAGCATGTTTGGCAATGTGGCCCTAGGGTCCATGTGTCCATCAGTGTGCCCGCCTGGGGGTATCCATCAGGTCACCATCAACAAGAGCCTCCTGGCACCCCTCAACGTGGAGTTGGACCCTGAAATCCAGAAAGTGCGTGCCCAGGAGCGGGAGCAGATCAAGGTGCTGAACAACAAGTTCGCCTCCTTCATCGACAAG GTGCggttcctggagcagcagaacCAGGTGCTGGAGACCAAGTGGGAGCTGCTGCAGCAGCTGGACCTGAACAACTGCAAGAACAACCTGGAACCCATCCTCGAGGGCTACATCAGCAACCTGCGGAAGCAGCTGGAGACGCTGTCCGGGGACAGGGTGAGGCTGGACTCGGAGCTGAGGAGCGTGCGCGAAGTGGTGGAGGACTACAAGAAGAG gtatgaagaagaaataaacaagcgCACAACTGCTGAGAATGAATTTGTGGTGCTTAAGAAG GACGTGGATGCAGCGTACATGAACAAAGTGGAGCTGCAGGCCAAGGTGGATGCCCTGGACGGAGAAATCAAGTTTTTCAAGTGCCTGTACGAGGGG GAGATCACTCAGATCCAGTCCCACATCAGTGACACGTCCATCATCCTGTCCATGGACAACAACCGGAACCTGGACCTGGATAGCATCATTGCTGAGGTCCGTGCCCAGTACGAGGAGATCGCCCGAAAGAGCAAGACCGAGGCCGAGGCCCTGTACCAGACCAAG TTTCAGGAGCTGCAGCTGGCGGCTGGCCGGCACGAGGATGACCTGAAACACACCAAAAATGAGATCTCAGAGCTGACCCGTCTCATCCAGAGGTTGCGCTCGGAGATTGAGAGTGTGAAGAAGCAG TGCACCAACCTGGAGACGGCCATCGCTGACGCCGAGCAGCGGGGGGACTGTGCCCTCAAAGATGCCAGGGCCAAGCTGGATGAGCTGGAGGGCGCCCTGCAGCAGGCCAAGGAGGAGCTGGCACGGATGCTGCGCGAGTACCAGGAGCTTTTGAGCGTGAAGCTGGCCCTGGACATCGAGATTGCCACCTACCGCAAGCTGCTGGAGGGCGAGGAGTGCAG GATGTCTGGAGAATACACCAACTCTGTGAGCATTT CGGTCCTCAACAGCTCCATGGCTGGGGCGGCAGGCACAGGGGCTGGCTTTGGATTCAGCAATGCCGGCACCTACGGCTACTGGCCCAGCTCTGTCAGCGGAGGCTACAGCATGCTGCCTGCGGGCTGTGTCACTGGTAGTGGGAACTGCAGCCCCCGCGGGGAAGCCAGGACCAGGCTGGGGAGTGCAAGTGAATTCAAGGACTCCCAGGGCAAGACCTTAGCTCTCAGCTCACCCACCAAGAAAACCATGAGACAAAAGTGA